DNA sequence from the Vibrio sp. BS-M-Sm-2 genome:
ATATTGCCCATCAACACCAAACTGATACCCGCAAAACCAAGCGCTAATCCCAACCACTGTGCAAAATTAAAACGCTGCGAAGTACAGCTGATCATAATCAATGCGGTAAGAATCGGTTGCAAGCCAACAAGTAGAGAACTCAGCCCGGCGGGCATACCCATATCAATCGCCAGATAGGTGCCACCAAGGTAGAAACCATGAATCAAGATGCCAACCACACAAGCGTGGAAGAATGCGCGACCACGAGGGATACGACGCTTAAGGATTGCAATCAAAACCAAGAACAGCGCCACGTTGGCTACCATCCTCAGTGAAAGTAATGTTGCGGGTTCGGCGTATTCCACACCAAGACGTGCGCCGACAAAGCCTGACGACCACAATATTACAAACACAAACGGAATCATTTTAATCAGCATTACAAACCTCTGGTCAACTCTTCATCAATGCTGCTACCTTAGTTGGGTACAGATAACTAATAAAGACACAGATATAACACTTTAAATGGTTACAGATTAAAAGTGAGCACGAGGGAGAATAACGTGGAAGCAGAAGTCAGCGGCAATAAATACCTTGCTACCGAACAACATATTAAGGCTCAGATCGATAAAGGACTCTTTCATCCAGACGATCGCCTTCCCTCAATTCGTCAGTTAAGCGAACAGCTTGGCGTGAGTAAAAATACCGTGATTCGTGCCTACCAAGAACTGGAAGCGACAGGCTGGGTTTACTCAGTACCTAAATCTGGCTATCGCGTGAAAGCACCCAACACCACAAGCTGGGATTCGCCAAACCAACCTCAAAAAGTTGACCTGTTGTCGGTCACCAAGTCTGTACTCTCTCGTCCAAAAGGTCGTCTGAAGTTGCTGGCAGGCTCAGCACACCCGAACATCAATAACCCTGCGATTCGTAGCTTGTACGCCGAAATCGGTCGGCATAGCCGTTTGCAAACTCAGCTTCCCGGTTATTACCAACTGCCTCCTGGAGACGAGCAGTTAGTAAAGCAATTGTTAAAGATCACCCATGATCTTGGTGTGCCTGCGGGATCGAAAGAGATTGCGATTACTCATGGTGCTCAACAGGCGATCAGCCTGGCTCTGCGTGCGCTCACCAAGCCCGGCGACATAGTGGCCGTCGAGTCACCATGTTACTTCGGTAATCTACTTTTACTTGAGTCGCTTAGCTTGCAAGCCCTTGAGATTCCAAGCAGTGTTAGCCACGGTATTGATATTCCATCACTACAGAGCGCGTTAGACAAATGGGAAGTGAAAACCTTACTGCTAACGCCAAACTTTACCAATCCGACAGGCTCTAGAATGCCTCTTGCTAATCGAAAAGCCTTGTTGGAGATAACCGGATCTTTGCCTATTATCGAGGATGATGTTTTCGGCAGCTTAGCGTTTGACGCACCAATTGCCAGCCTCAAAGAGCTTGATGATCAAGATAGAGTTATCTACGTCAACTCATTGTCTAAAACCTTAGACTCACGCTTGCGAGTCGGCTGGCTACTATCCGGTCGTTACCAGCCTTTGATCGAAAAGTACCTCTTGTGCGACAACATGGGGAGTTCCAACCTAATGCAATCGGCAGTGGGGCAGTTCCTCACCACAGGCAAATACCGCAGTCACCTTTCGAAAATGAAACGGCTTTACCAAACCAATCAAAAGCAATTCCAAAGCCTTTTAATTCAAGCATTGGATAGTCACCCTCACCTTGTCGAGCGCTACCACTTATCAAGACCTGAAGGCTCTTTTTTAAACTGGATAACACTGCCTGAGTCAGTCGATAGCTACGCGGTCTATCAAGACTGTTTAAAGCATAAGTTGGGGATTTTACCCGGCACAGTGTTTGGGACGAATGACCAATATAAACATTGCCTTCGCTTCACTGTCGCCAATATTGAAGAGAGCAAAGAGTGGAAAGAAGGGGTAGTGACACTAGCGAAGATAATCGCTAAGCATACACACTAGAGAGTGTCAGGCCTGCCCTAGATACCGTGATAATCATGAATAAGGTTTGACCTTATTAACATTTTTAACAGCAAAGATTCGCTACACTCTCAGCCTTTCTATGCCTAGCGGAGTCCGACGTGGCAACTATCAAAGATGTAGCGGCACTTGCCGGAGTTTCAACAGCAACCGTTTCACGAGTAATGAACCGTACCTGCTATGTCGAACCAATCACGTTAGAACGTGTAGAACGAGCAATCAAAGAACTTAATTACCATCGTGATGCACGAGCAACCGCTCTGGCGAATAGAAGTAGCAACACCTTAGGTTTATTAACCGGCAATTTAGCTGACCCTTTCTTTGCACTGGTTGCAAAAAGTGTTGAAGAAGTTGCCCGAACCAACGGCTATCAACTGGTTGTAGTTAGCGGCGGCCACAATGCTCAGCGCGAGAAAGAAGGTCTCGACTTTCTTATCAGCCAAGGCTGCGAGGCGATGGTGGTTCACTCAAAAATGCTCGATGACGCGACGCTATTACGCTACACCGCTCAGTTACCCGCGATGGTACTGCTCAACCGCACCATCGCCCAAGTATCGAACCGCTCAGTATGGGTAGACAATAGACTAGGCACTCAAGTATCAGTGCAACACCTGATCAAGCTTGGGCACAGAGAAATAGCTTATGTGTCCAGCGACCTGCCCATTCAAGACAGAACCGATCGATTGGAAGGCTACCGAGAGGCCATGAAAGCGGCCAATATCGAAATACAACCCAACTGGATCATCAGCCAAAACTTTAGTGAGTCAGGCGGTGAAGCGGCTGGCGACATCTTGGCGAGTCAATGTCCTGAGGTTACCGCAGCTGTCACCTTTAATGATGTGATGGCCGCAGGCTTAATGACCAGCCTGCAAGACCAAGGTATCTCTGTACCCAACGATATTTCGGTGATCGGCTTTGACGACGTCTTACTCGCTCGCTACCTTTATCCTCGATTAACCACAATGCACAATCCTATTGATGAAATGTCGACCTACGCAGCCAACCTCGCAATTAAGTTAAAGTCAGCGGGTTACGTACCGCCAACACAACATAAATTCGAAACAACCTTGGTTGAAAGGCAGACCGTTAAGCCAATCAAGCGCTAAAATTAGACAAAACGTGACCGAAATCTCATGTACGAACCTCATGTAACCGCTTACATGAAAACAGTATTGAAGTCTCACTTTCAATGCTAGAGCCCACTTATTATCCACTCCGAACAAACCCTACATTCACCTGAGGACAACAAATATGAATAACTCAAAGCCTCTACCATCGTTCGGATTAGCACTAGCACCTATAGCCGTTATGTTTGCGTTGCTTGCTATTGGATACGGTGTTTTAGGACTTCGCATTGAAGTGCTACTACTGATTTCTGCAACTTTCACTGCATGCATTGCTTGGAAAATGGGCTATAACTGGGATGACATCATCAACGCCATTGTTGAGAAACTTGCTAAAGCCATGCCCGTCATTTTGATTTTAGTTTCCGTAGGCGGCCTCATTGCCAGTTGGATGATCAGCGGCACCATCCCATACATGGTTTACTGGGGGCTTAAAGTCATCAGTGCTGAATACATCCTGATCGCCGCATTCTTCGTAACTTCTATCGTCTCGGTATGTACTGGTACTTCATGGGGTTCTGCAGGTACGGTTGGTGTTGCATTGATGGGGGTTGCGGCAGGTTTAGACGTGTCACTTGCTGCCGCAGCGGGTGCTGTTGTATCTGGTGCTTACTTTGGCGACAAGATCTCGCCTCTTTCTGATTCCACAAACTTTGCACCTGTCGTTTCAGGCACCACACTGTACGAACACATTCAGCACATGCTTTACACAACACTACCGGGGTTTGTGATTGCTTCTGTTGTCTTCTTCTTTGCAGGACAAAGCGCTGATGTGGCAAACATTGGTCAGCCAGAGAAAGTAACGCAAATCCTTGCGGGGCTAGATAGCCTTTATAACTTCAGTATCTTCCTTATCATCCCACCAGTTATGATCCTATGGGGTGCATTAACTAAGAAACCCGCTCTACCACTAATGTTAGGAGCTTCAGCACTAGCGATTGTACTGGGAATGGTTCTACAAGGATTCTCTCTACAACAAGGCTTCCAAGCTTATGTCGACGGCTTCAATGTTTCATTGTTTGAAGCAAAAGGAACAGTGACTGATGGGCTAATCCCAGACGTATCAAAACTGCTTAACCGTGGTGGCCTGTTCTCAATGATGAGCACCATTCTACTGGTGTTCTGTGCCTTCTCTT
Encoded proteins:
- a CDS encoding PLP-dependent aminotransferase family protein, with product MEAEVSGNKYLATEQHIKAQIDKGLFHPDDRLPSIRQLSEQLGVSKNTVIRAYQELEATGWVYSVPKSGYRVKAPNTTSWDSPNQPQKVDLLSVTKSVLSRPKGRLKLLAGSAHPNINNPAIRSLYAEIGRHSRLQTQLPGYYQLPPGDEQLVKQLLKITHDLGVPAGSKEIAITHGAQQAISLALRALTKPGDIVAVESPCYFGNLLLLESLSLQALEIPSSVSHGIDIPSLQSALDKWEVKTLLLTPNFTNPTGSRMPLANRKALLEITGSLPIIEDDVFGSLAFDAPIASLKELDDQDRVIYVNSLSKTLDSRLRVGWLLSGRYQPLIEKYLLCDNMGSSNLMQSAVGQFLTTGKYRSHLSKMKRLYQTNQKQFQSLLIQALDSHPHLVERYHLSRPEGSFLNWITLPESVDSYAVYQDCLKHKLGILPGTVFGTNDQYKHCLRFTVANIEESKEWKEGVVTLAKIIAKHTH
- a CDS encoding LacI family DNA-binding transcriptional regulator, which produces MATIKDVAALAGVSTATVSRVMNRTCYVEPITLERVERAIKELNYHRDARATALANRSSNTLGLLTGNLADPFFALVAKSVEEVARTNGYQLVVVSGGHNAQREKEGLDFLISQGCEAMVVHSKMLDDATLLRYTAQLPAMVLLNRTIAQVSNRSVWVDNRLGTQVSVQHLIKLGHREIAYVSSDLPIQDRTDRLEGYREAMKAANIEIQPNWIISQNFSESGGEAAGDILASQCPEVTAAVTFNDVMAAGLMTSLQDQGISVPNDISVIGFDDVLLARYLYPRLTTMHNPIDEMSTYAANLAIKLKSAGYVPPTQHKFETTLVERQTVKPIKR
- the nhaC gene encoding Na+/H+ antiporter NhaC; translated protein: MNNSKPLPSFGLALAPIAVMFALLAIGYGVLGLRIEVLLLISATFTACIAWKMGYNWDDIINAIVEKLAKAMPVILILVSVGGLIASWMISGTIPYMVYWGLKVISAEYILIAAFFVTSIVSVCTGTSWGSAGTVGVALMGVAAGLDVSLAAAAGAVVSGAYFGDKISPLSDSTNFAPVVSGTTLYEHIQHMLYTTLPGFVIASVVFFFAGQSADVANIGQPEKVTQILAGLDSLYNFSIFLIIPPVMILWGALTKKPALPLMLGASALAIVLGMVLQGFSLQQGFQAYVDGFNVSLFEAKGTVTDGLIPDVSKLLNRGGLFSMMSTILLVFCAFSFAGILSLTGALNVVLGRFLHLIHSTGQLIASTVIATITVVFTTSDGKLALLIPGELFQNAYRKMGLDTKNLSRTIEDAGTIIEPLVPWTAAGIYMASTLGVATLDYLPWAIQCYTGVVFALIYGFTGFGIAPAKPEQSEDSAETSLAHSIK